In a genomic window of Vespula vulgaris chromosome 13, iyVesVulg1.1, whole genome shotgun sequence:
- the LOC127068464 gene encoding myosin light chain alkali isoform X1: MADLSPKDVEKAEFAFSIYDADGTNVIDCVDLGNVLRALNLNPTNATIEKLGGTKKKGEKKMKLDEFLPIFSQCKKDKEQGCFEDFVECLKLYDKQENGTMLAAELSHTLLSLGERLADAEVETVLKDCMDPEDDDGFIPYTPFLRRLCERAQEES, from the exons ATG GCAGACCTCAGCCCCAAAGACGTCGAGA AAGCAGAATTTGCGTTCTCCATCTACGATGCCGACGGTACCAACGTCATCGACTGCGTCGACCTTGGAAACGTTTTACGAGCCTTGAACCTCAATCCGACAAATGCAACAATTGAAAAACTGGGTGGTACCAAAAAGAAAggcgagaaaaaaatgaagttgGACGAGTTCCTGCCAATCTTCAGCCAGTGCAAAAAGGACAAGGAGCAAGGTTGTTTCGAAGATTTCGTTGAGTGTCTCAAGCTTTACGACAAGCAAGAAAATGGAACCATGCTAGCCGCCGAATTGTCTCATACGTTACTCTCGCTCG GTGAGCGCCTTGCCGATGCCGAAGTCGAGACGGTGCTAAAGGATTGCATGGATCCGGAAGACGACGATGGCTTCATCCCTTATACTC cgTTCCTACGCAGATTGTGCGAAAGAGCACAAGAGGAGTCATAG
- the LOC127068464 gene encoding myosin light chain alkali isoform X2, with translation MADLSPKDVEKAEFAFSIYDADGTNVIDCVDLGNVLRALNLNPTNATIEKLGGTKKKGEKKMKLDEFLPIFSQCKKDKEQGCFEDFVECLKLYDKQENGTMLAAELSHTLLSLGERLADAEVETVLKDCMDPEDDDGFIPYTPFLKKMMVLL, from the exons ATG GCAGACCTCAGCCCCAAAGACGTCGAGA AAGCAGAATTTGCGTTCTCCATCTACGATGCCGACGGTACCAACGTCATCGACTGCGTCGACCTTGGAAACGTTTTACGAGCCTTGAACCTCAATCCGACAAATGCAACAATTGAAAAACTGGGTGGTACCAAAAAGAAAggcgagaaaaaaatgaagttgGACGAGTTCCTGCCAATCTTCAGCCAGTGCAAAAAGGACAAGGAGCAAGGTTGTTTCGAAGATTTCGTTGAGTGTCTCAAGCTTTACGACAAGCAAGAAAATGGAACCATGCTAGCCGCCGAATTGTCTCATACGTTACTCTCGCTCG GTGAGCGCCTTGCCGATGCCGAAGTCGAGACGGTGCTAAAGGATTGCATGGATCCGGAAGACGACGATGGCTTCATCCCTTATACTC CATTCTTGAAGAAGATGATGGTGCTTTTGTAA
- the LOC127068439 gene encoding uncharacterized protein LOC127068439 isoform X1, whose amino-acid sequence MPQDTVETFARGLIDQIVSKAFDKIKIRFKKGPKKIFTTVKHIGTKEILLILLHLSAEVSYSHMQRSDTYTDHNEGEGKEVTESVVHDLRSVQIGDSSNILSCPMSLLDRQMRRTACFIDSTTIDNTVDVVEISDIQGQGDVEPIAYDAESSKKKRTKSSTYSKEREQPGTNDATTKVSINLLHRMIEELETVTEETILSRNEAGKSNEKFKEEITIWEEKEEKLIRIIEDTEGSHESITEESRSIRQFVDEDRDELKSSMMMSGASSSRNLSFDEVYLEENATDYPPRRTSIDEIEEAHDFSAETKETDKKIKSKRKKKKRESLGRRLKRFFLKRFKRGKN is encoded by the exons ATGCCCCAAGACACGGTGGAGACGTTCGCACGAGGCCTGATAGATCAGATAGTATCGAAAgcttttgataaaattaaaatacgatTCAAGAAAGGTCctaaaaaaatctttacgaCCGTTAAACACATTGGTACCAAGGAAATCCTACTCATATTGCTTCATTTATCTGCAGAAGTGTCATATAGTCATATGCAACGCAGTGACACCTATACGGACCACAACGAGGGGGAAGGAAAGGAAGTGACAGAGAGTGTGGTCCATGACTTACGAAGTGTGCAAATTGGTGACTCGTCTAATATATTATCGTGCCCCATGTCACTTTTGGATCGCCAG ATGAGACGGACTGCGTGCTTCATCGATAGCACAACGATCGACAATACGGTCGATGTCGTCGAGATATCCGATATCCAAGGTCAGGGTGACGTCGAGCCGATCGCATACGATGCCGAgtcttcgaagaagaaacgtacAAAGTCGTCGACATAtagcaaagaaagagagcaaccCGGTACTAACGATGCCACCACCAAAGTATCTATCAATCTGTTGCACCGGATGATCGAGGAATTGGAGACCGTGACCGAGGAGACCATCCTAAGTCGCAACGAGGCTGGcaaatcgaatgaaaagttcaaagaagaaattacgatttgggaggaaaaagaggaaaagttgATTCGAATAATCGAAGATACCGAAGGATCGCACGAGAGCATCACCGAGGAATCTCGATCGATCAGACAATTCGTAGACGAGGATAGGGACGAACTGAAGTCGTCGATGATGATGTCGGGTGCGTCTTCTTCGAGGAATCTTTCGTTCGATGAGGTTTATCTCGAGGAAAATGCCACGGATTATCCGCCACGGCGAACGTCCATCGACGAGATCGAAGAAGCTCATGATTTCTCCGcggaaacgaaagaaaccGACAAGAAAATCaagtcgaagagaaagaagaagaaaagggaaagctTGGGCCGAAGGCTCAAGAGGTTCTTCCTAAAGAGATTCAAGCGTGGAAAGAATTGA
- the LOC127068439 gene encoding uncharacterized protein LOC127068439 isoform X2 — MPQDTVETFARGLIDQIVSKAFDKIKIRFKKEVSYSHMQRSDTYTDHNEGEGKEVTESVVHDLRSVQIGDSSNILSCPMSLLDRQMRRTACFIDSTTIDNTVDVVEISDIQGQGDVEPIAYDAESSKKKRTKSSTYSKEREQPGTNDATTKVSINLLHRMIEELETVTEETILSRNEAGKSNEKFKEEITIWEEKEEKLIRIIEDTEGSHESITEESRSIRQFVDEDRDELKSSMMMSGASSSRNLSFDEVYLEENATDYPPRRTSIDEIEEAHDFSAETKETDKKIKSKRKKKKRESLGRRLKRFFLKRFKRGKN; from the exons ATGCCCCAAGACACGGTGGAGACGTTCGCACGAGGCCTGATAGATCAGATAGTATCGAAAgcttttgataaaattaaaatacgatTCAAGAAAG AAGTGTCATATAGTCATATGCAACGCAGTGACACCTATACGGACCACAACGAGGGGGAAGGAAAGGAAGTGACAGAGAGTGTGGTCCATGACTTACGAAGTGTGCAAATTGGTGACTCGTCTAATATATTATCGTGCCCCATGTCACTTTTGGATCGCCAG ATGAGACGGACTGCGTGCTTCATCGATAGCACAACGATCGACAATACGGTCGATGTCGTCGAGATATCCGATATCCAAGGTCAGGGTGACGTCGAGCCGATCGCATACGATGCCGAgtcttcgaagaagaaacgtacAAAGTCGTCGACATAtagcaaagaaagagagcaaccCGGTACTAACGATGCCACCACCAAAGTATCTATCAATCTGTTGCACCGGATGATCGAGGAATTGGAGACCGTGACCGAGGAGACCATCCTAAGTCGCAACGAGGCTGGcaaatcgaatgaaaagttcaaagaagaaattacgatttgggaggaaaaagaggaaaagttgATTCGAATAATCGAAGATACCGAAGGATCGCACGAGAGCATCACCGAGGAATCTCGATCGATCAGACAATTCGTAGACGAGGATAGGGACGAACTGAAGTCGTCGATGATGATGTCGGGTGCGTCTTCTTCGAGGAATCTTTCGTTCGATGAGGTTTATCTCGAGGAAAATGCCACGGATTATCCGCCACGGCGAACGTCCATCGACGAGATCGAAGAAGCTCATGATTTCTCCGcggaaacgaaagaaaccGACAAGAAAATCaagtcgaagagaaagaagaagaaaagggaaagctTGGGCCGAAGGCTCAAGAGGTTCTTCCTAAAGAGATTCAAGCGTGGAAAGAATTGA